Proteins encoded within one genomic window of Cellulomonas flavigena DSM 20109:
- a CDS encoding glycoside hydrolase family 26 protein yields MSEHTGKHWWTLTGRLGLVGKLSAFVLALALGVVTGIVWLSPSGATPGPLKTAAEKQLEQENADLEAILRDRDEELENLRRGQEKAAAERAAGVASGTAKAEAEKAAAAERGSAKAQAEKAAAAARGKQKAAADKAAAQASAQQKAALERRLADARGDAEGAAIREAVARSQVEFARAAAAARAEAARPVRPTAPARDAIVHPTDRYFGLYTAQSPFSWAEFDEVSATVGVQPNLGGYFQGWDTPFRPDAVERSWTKGVLPMVTWESRPMEASNSQATEPEYSLPRIIGGAFDDYLRQYARDVKALGLPVAIRLNHEMNGGWYPWGELGSNGVQVNGNNRGDYVKMWRHVHDIFQAEGANEHVIWVWSPNIVNNLPQRNVSLAYTASMYPGDEYVDWVGLSGYYRPPFAADQTATFSYTFDRSLKQLRAITSKPILLAEIGASETGGGDKPAWVADLFRSLAKPENSDVIGFAWFHHTVTTISGGQRVTNDWKITSREDSQRAFVDGIHAPSAGFVRGN; encoded by the coding sequence ATGTCTGAGCACACCGGAAAGCACTGGTGGACCCTCACGGGTCGCCTCGGTCTCGTCGGCAAGCTGAGCGCGTTCGTCCTGGCGCTGGCCCTCGGTGTCGTGACCGGCATCGTGTGGCTCTCACCGTCGGGCGCCACCCCCGGGCCCCTGAAGACGGCGGCCGAGAAGCAGCTCGAGCAGGAGAACGCCGACCTCGAGGCGATCCTGCGGGACCGCGACGAGGAGCTCGAGAACCTTCGGCGCGGGCAGGAGAAGGCCGCCGCCGAGCGTGCCGCCGGCGTGGCGTCGGGCACGGCGAAGGCGGAGGCCGAGAAGGCCGCCGCGGCGGAGCGCGGCAGCGCCAAGGCGCAGGCCGAGAAGGCCGCCGCCGCTGCGCGCGGCAAGCAGAAGGCCGCCGCGGACAAGGCTGCGGCGCAGGCGAGCGCCCAGCAGAAGGCGGCTCTCGAGCGCCGGCTCGCCGACGCCAGGGGCGACGCCGAGGGCGCCGCCATCCGCGAGGCCGTCGCGCGGTCGCAGGTCGAGTTCGCCCGGGCGGCGGCCGCGGCCCGCGCGGAGGCCGCCAGGCCCGTCCGCCCGACCGCGCCCGCCAGGGACGCGATCGTGCACCCCACGGACCGCTACTTCGGCCTGTACACCGCCCAGTCGCCGTTCTCCTGGGCGGAGTTCGACGAGGTCAGCGCGACCGTCGGCGTCCAGCCGAACCTGGGCGGGTACTTCCAGGGCTGGGACACGCCGTTCCGCCCCGACGCGGTCGAGCGCTCCTGGACCAAGGGCGTCCTGCCCATGGTGACGTGGGAGTCCCGTCCGATGGAGGCGAGCAACAGCCAGGCGACCGAGCCCGAGTACTCCTTGCCGCGCATCATCGGCGGCGCGTTCGACGACTACCTGCGGCAGTACGCCCGGGACGTCAAGGCGCTCGGGCTGCCCGTCGCGATCCGCCTCAACCACGAGATGAACGGCGGCTGGTACCCGTGGGGCGAGCTCGGCTCCAACGGCGTGCAGGTCAACGGCAACAACCGCGGTGACTACGTGAAGATGTGGCGGCACGTGCACGACATCTTCCAGGCCGAGGGCGCCAACGAGCACGTCATCTGGGTCTGGTCGCCGAACATCGTCAACAACCTGCCCCAGCGCAACGTGTCGTTGGCGTACACGGCGAGCATGTACCCGGGGGACGAGTACGTCGACTGGGTCGGCCTGTCCGGCTACTACCGCCCGCCGTTCGCGGCGGACCAGACCGCGACGTTCTCGTACACGTTCGACCGGTCGCTGAAGCAGCTGCGCGCCATCACGAGCAAGCCGATCCTCCTCGCGGAGATCGGCGCCTCGGAGACCGGCGGGGGCGACAAGCCCGCCTGGGTCGCGGACCTGTTCCGCTCGCTCGCGAAGCCGGAGAACTCCGACGTCATCGGGTTCGCCTGGTTCCACCACACCGTCACGACGATCAGCGGCGGCCAGCGGGTCACCAACGACTGGAAGATCACCTCGCGCGAGGACTCCCAGCGGGCCTTCGTCGACGGCATCCACGCACCTTCCGCCGGCTTCGTCCGCGGCAACTGA
- a CDS encoding glycosyltransferase family 2 protein, whose translation MFIFILQLRHMFEGQSEIYLFAVFSTVVWALWILKVVLSRRYRPYTAPHDISTSVVVPVVDEPLDLFRDVLQRIVDQKPDEVIVVINGAPNPGLEAVCDEFGPVVQRVHTPIPGKRNAVKIGTQMSRGDITVLVDSDTVWTENTLSELVKPFADASVGGVTTRQRILEPNRSWITRWADWLENTRALYSMPAQSVLGQVGCLPGRTIAFRRHILMQVMDKFMTEKFLGVFLEVSDDRTLTNLTLKAGYRTVYQHTSLCYTDAPLQVKKLYKQQLRWSRGSQYNTLRMLPWMLGHAPVLAIFFLVDIILPFLLFGTIAGWVYRAVSGTGINLYQALLAGTTGLQGWAWVIGLMVVSSVLSMAIRQIRHLQEKPSDFFRLPVFIITSTLFLMPIRLLGFFRMAHVAGWGTRAGAYTAGQQDAGQLDLMGQLESTSSATAPVDVVDRHVVPTQPGPETPRSGSGVANPRRTALRTEPQAETVALPQVVAQVEAAPRTRAQVQAEAVPARRYNPLALVPYLIGLSMFALMAVVYV comes from the coding sequence ATGTTCATCTTCATCCTCCAGCTCCGGCACATGTTCGAGGGACAGAGCGAGATCTACCTCTTCGCCGTCTTCTCGACCGTCGTCTGGGCGCTCTGGATCCTCAAGGTCGTGCTGTCGCGGCGATACCGCCCGTACACGGCCCCCCACGACATCAGCACGAGCGTCGTCGTCCCCGTGGTCGACGAGCCGCTCGACCTGTTCCGCGACGTGCTCCAGCGCATCGTCGACCAGAAGCCCGACGAGGTCATCGTCGTCATCAACGGCGCGCCCAACCCGGGCCTCGAGGCCGTCTGCGACGAGTTCGGGCCCGTCGTCCAGCGTGTCCACACCCCGATCCCCGGCAAGCGCAACGCCGTGAAGATCGGCACCCAGATGTCGCGCGGCGACATCACCGTGCTCGTCGACTCCGACACCGTCTGGACCGAGAACACGCTGTCCGAGCTGGTCAAGCCGTTCGCCGACGCGTCCGTCGGCGGCGTCACCACGCGCCAGCGCATCCTCGAGCCGAACCGGTCCTGGATCACCCGCTGGGCGGACTGGCTGGAGAACACCCGCGCGCTGTACTCGATGCCCGCGCAGTCGGTGCTCGGCCAGGTCGGCTGCCTCCCCGGGCGCACCATCGCGTTCCGCCGGCACATCCTCATGCAGGTCATGGACAAGTTCATGACCGAGAAGTTCCTCGGCGTCTTCCTCGAGGTCTCCGACGACCGCACGCTGACGAACCTCACGCTCAAGGCCGGCTACCGCACCGTCTACCAGCACACGAGCCTGTGCTACACGGACGCTCCGCTGCAGGTCAAGAAGCTCTACAAGCAGCAGCTGCGCTGGTCGCGGGGCAGCCAGTACAACACCCTGCGCATGCTGCCGTGGATGCTCGGCCACGCGCCGGTCCTGGCGATCTTCTTCCTCGTCGACATCATCCTGCCGTTCCTGCTGTTCGGGACGATCGCCGGCTGGGTCTACCGCGCCGTCTCCGGCACGGGCATCAACCTGTACCAGGCGCTGCTGGCCGGCACGACGGGCCTGCAGGGCTGGGCGTGGGTCATCGGCCTCATGGTCGTGTCCTCGGTGCTGTCCATGGCGATCCGCCAGATCCGGCACCTGCAGGAGAAGCCCTCGGACTTCTTCCGCCTGCCGGTGTTCATCATCACCTCGACGCTGTTCCTCATGCCGATCCGGCTCCTCGGCTTCTTCCGCATGGCGCACGTCGCCGGCTGGGGGACCCGCGCGGGTGCCTACACCGCCGGGCAGCAGGACGCCGGGCAGCTCGACCTCATGGGGCAGCTCGAGAGCACGTCGTCGGCCACCGCGCCCGTCGACGTCGTCGACCGGCACGTCGTGCCGACCCAGCCCGGCCCCGAGACGCCCCGCAGCGGCTCGGGGGTCGCGAACCCGCGTCGCACCGCGCTGCGCACCGAGCCCCAGGCCGAGACCGTCGCCCTGCCGCAGGTCGTCGCCCAGGTCGAGGCCGCACCGCGCACGCGGGCCCAGGTGCAGGCCGAGGCCGTGCCGGCCCGCCGGTACAACCCCCTCGCACTCGTCCCCTACCTGATCGGTCTGTCGATGTTCGCCCTCATGGCGGTGGTCTATGTCTGA
- a CDS encoding MFS transporter, with amino-acid sequence MLQPYRDVLARPGALAFSGTGLVARLPMSMVGIGIVLLISAQYGSYGLAGRVSAALVLAQAVCGPQLARLIDRHGQARVMRPALVVSAMSLTALVVAASQHAPSAWLYLPAVLTGATIGSFGSLVRARWNHALGTDPRRIHTAYSLESAFDELVFVVGPVAATLLATSVSPVAGLVVPVVAMVVGGLAFLSLRGTEPPPTSAAGPRPRGSVLALPGMVAIVLVFVAIGSIFGATDVATVAFAEESGRQELAGVILAVFALGSLISGLLYGARHWVSALHRRFAIGVVALAVGVCAFFLAQSLWVLAAAMFVVGFAIAPSIINGNALVAELVPSGRLTEGLTWVSTGLSIGVSVGASVAGTRIDADGSHGGFLVVVVSGAAALVATFGALPSLGRHAARHADRVRTAHHADARATEDEPPSPTAGATVAACELATDRTADLPDDARS; translated from the coding sequence ATGCTGCAGCCCTACCGGGACGTCCTCGCGCGTCCTGGCGCACTCGCGTTCTCCGGCACGGGACTCGTCGCCCGGCTCCCGATGTCCATGGTCGGCATCGGGATCGTCCTGCTGATCTCCGCCCAGTACGGCTCCTACGGGCTGGCAGGCCGCGTCTCCGCGGCGCTCGTGCTCGCGCAGGCCGTCTGCGGGCCGCAGCTCGCGCGGCTGATCGACCGGCACGGCCAGGCGCGCGTCATGCGGCCCGCGCTCGTCGTGTCCGCCATGAGCCTCACCGCGCTCGTCGTCGCCGCGTCGCAGCACGCGCCGTCGGCCTGGCTCTACCTCCCCGCCGTGCTCACCGGCGCGACCATCGGCTCGTTCGGGTCGCTCGTGCGCGCCCGCTGGAACCACGCCCTCGGCACCGACCCGCGGCGCATCCACACCGCGTACTCGCTGGAGTCCGCGTTCGACGAGCTCGTGTTCGTCGTCGGGCCCGTCGCCGCGACCCTGCTGGCCACCAGCGTGTCACCCGTCGCCGGGCTCGTCGTGCCGGTCGTCGCGATGGTCGTCGGGGGGCTCGCGTTCCTCTCGCTGCGCGGCACCGAGCCCCCGCCGACCTCGGCGGCCGGGCCGCGCCCCCGCGGCAGCGTGCTCGCCCTGCCGGGCATGGTCGCGATCGTCCTCGTCTTCGTCGCGATCGGCTCGATCTTCGGCGCCACCGACGTCGCGACCGTCGCCTTCGCCGAGGAGTCCGGTCGCCAGGAGCTGGCCGGCGTGATCCTCGCGGTCTTCGCCCTCGGCTCGCTCATCTCCGGCCTGCTGTACGGCGCGCGGCACTGGGTGTCCGCGCTGCACCGGCGCTTCGCCATCGGCGTCGTCGCGCTCGCCGTCGGGGTGTGCGCGTTCTTCCTCGCCCAGTCCCTGTGGGTGCTCGCGGCCGCGATGTTCGTCGTCGGGTTCGCGATCGCGCCGTCGATCATCAACGGCAACGCGCTGGTCGCGGAGCTCGTGCCGAGCGGTCGGCTCACCGAGGGCCTCACCTGGGTCAGCACCGGGCTGAGCATCGGCGTGTCCGTCGGTGCGTCGGTCGCCGGGACGCGCATCGACGCGGACGGCTCGCACGGTGGGTTCCTCGTCGTCGTCGTCTCCGGGGCCGCCGCGCTCGTCGCGACCTTCGGCGCGCTGCCGTCCCTCGGGAGGCACGCGGCCCGCCACGCCGACCGCGTCCGCACCGCGCACCACGCCGACGCCCGCGCGACCGAGGACGAGCCGCCCAGCCCCACCGCCGGCGCCACCGTCGCGGCGTGCGAGCTCGCGACGGACCGCACCGCCGACCTGCCGGACGACGCCCGGAGCTGA